The Cytobacillus sp. NJ13 sequence TGGTCTAAATCGGGGAGAAATAGTGGCCATACTAGCTGATCGTACTCCTGAAACGATTATTGGCATTCTTGCTATATTAAAAGCTGGAGGTGCTTATCTTCCAATAGACCCTACACTTCCAGAAGAACGGATTCTTTATACTCTCCATGACAGCAGGGCGGGGTTCCTTGTAGGCCAATCAGGTGAATTAAAAGGATATACAGGTATAGTTATCAATTTAAGAGACTCTGAACTTAAAGAAATGCCAGCGGAGAATTTAATTAATGTAAATGAACCAGCTGACACAGCTTACGTTATTTATACCTCTGGGACAACAGGAAAGCCCAAGGGTGTAATGGTTGAGCACCAAAATATAGTAAGACTTCTTCACAACAGCAATTTCCAATTTAATATTGGCAGTGAGGATATATGGACAATATTTCACTCCTTTAGTTTTGATTTCTCTGTATGGGAAATGTACGGTGCTTTATTACATGGAGGAAAATGCGTCATTGTTTCAAAAGAAACGGCTCAAAACCCGAAGGACTTCTTTAATCTGCTTCAGACTGAAAATGTAACAGTATTAAACCAGACCCCTTCCGCATTTTCTCAGCTTATTGATGAAATCAACTCCAAGGAAGGGACAGAACTTGACCTTCGTTACATCATTTTCGGAGGGGAAGCATTGAAGCCGGCAATGCTGCAAGGATGGAAGCAAAAGTATCCCGATGTAAAGGTCGTTAATATGTATGGAATTACTGAGACAACAGTTCATGTTACTTATAAAGAAATTACAGACAACGATATTACTCAAAACATAAGTAATATAGGAAAACCAATTCCTACTAATCATGTTTATATATTGAATGAACAAAAGGAACTGCTGCCTGTAGGTGTTACGGGTGAACTATACGTAGGGGGGAAAGGAGTAGCTAAAGGGTATTTATTTAGGGGGAAATTAACGAAAGAGCGTTTTGTAGATAACCCCTTCAGAGTAGGGGAAAGGATGTATAAAACAGGCGACTTGGCTCGAATGCTCCCAAATGGGGAATTAGAATACCTTGGCAGGATAGATCATCAAATTAAGATTCGCGGCCATCGAATTGAGATGGGGGAAATCGAAAACCGGCTATTGTTCCATCCTCATATAAAAGAGGCTGCGGTTCTTGCTTATAAAGATCAAACTGATGCCAATTATCTATGTGCTTATGTCGCATCCGCTGAGGATTTATCTTCTGCTGACATAAGAAAATATCTCGCCGAGTTTTTGCCCGATTATATGGTTCCTGCCCACTTTATCTTTTTGTCATCCCTTCCGCTTACCGCCAACGGGAAGATTGACCGGAACGCATTGCCGCAGCCGGAGATGAGAAGCGTGTCTCCATTTGTAGAGCCTCAATCGGATATGGAACGCAGGCTGGCTCAGGTTTGGCAGGAGGTGCTTGGTCTGGAGCGGGTAGGCATTCATGATGATTTCTTTGAATTGGGCGGCCACTCTCTGCGGGCAGCCCAATTGGTCAATATGATCCATAAAACGCTAGATAAGGAACTTCCGCTGAAGACCGTGTTTGAACACCCAACAATCCATCTTATGGCCAGGTGGATTGAACAGGAAAATAAGGAGGACAAGCAGGGATTCAATGAGATACAACCAGTGGCAGAACAGGAGCACTACCCTGTATCCTCTGCTCAAAAACGCATGCTGATTTTAAATCAGCTCGAGGACATTGGAACCAACTACAATATCACTGGAGCTGTCCAATTAAACGGGGCACTTGATTCTATAAGGCTGGAAGAAGCCATCCGTCAGGTTATCAGCCGGCATGAAGCGCTGCGGACCTCATTCAGCCGGTCAGAGGATGGGTTTATCCAGCGGGTTCATCCGCAGGTTTCCTTTTCACTGGAAAGCTGGGAAGAGGAGGAACCGATGGTTCCTCAGCGTGTGAATGGTTTTTCCCGCCCTTTTGATCTTTCCTCTGCTCCTTTATTGCGGGCAGGCCTTATCTCAATGGGGTCTGAAAAGCATGTAATGGTGCTGGATATGCATCATATTATCTCAGATGCGTCTTCACTGAATACGATTCTGGAAGAAATCAGCCTATTGTATAAGGGCGAAACGCTGCCGCCGCTCCGTCTTCAATATAAAGATGTGTCAGCTTGGCAGTCAAAGCGGATGGAAGCGGACTCATTCCGGAAGGCCGAAGATTTCTGGCTGAAAGAACTGTCCGGAGACCTGCCTGTTTTGGATCTTTTACGGAAAGAACGGCCAAGATTCCAGAGCTTTGAAGGGAAGCGGGTGGACTTTACAGTCTCGAAACCGCTGGCTGCACAGCTTCAGGGACTTGCCCATAAAACCGGGACCACTCTGTTCATGGTGCTGTTATCGGCCTACCAGGTACTTCTCTCCAGATATTCCGGCCAGGAGGATATCCTCGTTGGAACTCCGGCAGCGGGAAGGACCCACGCTGACCTTCATTGCATGGTCGGTATGCTTGGAAATACCCTTCCAATGCGAACAAGGGTAAGGGAAGACCAAAGCTTTCGGGCACTGCTGGAGAATGTGAGGGATCGGGCGATCCGTGCCTTCGAGCACCAAACCTATCCATTTGATCAGATGGTAGAAAAAGTATCCATTAAAAGGGACATGAGCCGGAACCCGATTTTTGACTGCATGTTTATCATGCATGATGCGGATGCAGCGAAGCTGGACCTGGAAAACCTTCAGGTTATTCCCTATCCGGTAGAGGACCGGTCTGCCAAAGTCGATCTGGCTCTGGAAGTGACAGAGAAGGACAGGGAACTGGAGACCTGGTTTCAATACAGCACAGCATTATTTTCCAGACATGAGATCGAGACAATGGCCGCCCATTTTCTCCGCATTCTGAAGGAAATCGCTGAGGATCCTGATCAGCCGCTGTCGGCAGTGGAGATGATCTCTGGTTATGAACGCCATAATCTTCTACATAGGCTGAATCCAACGGAAATCCAAGGGGAAGAACGTCCGATTCATGAACTTTTTGAAGCACAGGCGGCCTTAACGCCTGCCCGGACTGCCATAGTTTCCGAAGGAAAGGAGTTTACCTACCGGGAAATCAATGAACAGGCGAACCGAATGGCCCGAGCCCTTCAGAGAAAAAAGGTGAAAAAGGGAGACCGCATCGGGGTGATGGTCAGACGGTCGGAAGGCTTAATGACTGCACTTCTCGCTGTGTTAAAAACAGGAGCGGCCTATGTCCCGATTGATCCGGAGTATCCGGAAGAGCGCATTGCGTTTATGGCAGAGGACAGCGGCGTCAAATATGTCATCGCAGATGAAGCAGGCGGTTTCCAATCGTGTAAAGAGAAGGTCCTGCCGCTTTCAGAGCTGGCTGGAATGGGTGAATCCCCATCTAATCCGGAAGCGGTCGTTTCCGCTGATGACCTGGCTTATATTATCTACACGTCCGGATCAACCGGAAATCCAAAGGGCGTGATGGTAGAGCACCGGTCGGTGCAGAATTTTATTGAAGGGATGAGTGACTGTGTGGGTGTCTCTCCGGGAGATGCGGTTCTCGCGCTGACCACGATATCGTTTGACATCTTTGTCACCGAGACCTTCCTTCCATTAGCCAAAGGCGCATGTGTCATCATGGCAAGCGAAGCGGAACAGCAGGATCCCGGCTTATTGAGCCGGATGATTTTAGACCGGAAGGTCTCGATTCTACAGGCGACACCGTCCAGGATCAAAGGCCTGATGATGCATCCGGATGGGGAGAAATGCCTGGAGCCGGTTAGGGTTTTGATTATGGGGGGAGAAGCCCTTCCGCCATCCCTTCTGCACAGTCTTCAGGCCCATACCCAGTTGGCCCTCTATAATGCGTACGGGCCAACGGAAACAACGGTCTGGTCGACCATCAAAAATGTAACATCGGACCAGGAGGTCACCATTGGCCGCCCTATCCGGAATACAAGGTGCTATATCGTGGGCACGCACGACCGTCTTCAGCCGATAGGGGTCTTTGGGGAGATGTGCATTGCCGGCAGCGGCGTATCACGCGGCTATCTCAATCAGCCGGAGCTGACCGCCGAGAAGTTTGTGAAAAGTCCGTTTGAGCCCGGCGATATCATGTATCGGACCGGCGACCTCGCTCGCTGGCTGCCGGACGGGCAGATTGAATACGCGGGACGCATGGACCAGCAGGTGAAACTGCGGGGCTACCGGATAGAGCTCAAGGAAATCGAATCCCATCTGGAAAAAATGGAACCGGTCCGCGAAGCAGCGGCAGCGATGCATACAGATTCTTCAGGGGATGCGTATCTCTGCGGGTATCTTGTCTGGAAGGATGGAGAAATGGCCCCTTCCCTGGAAAGTGTGAAAGCAGAATTGGCAGGAAAGCTGCCTGGCTATATGGTGCCCGCTCATTTTGTGGTGCTCGAAGAGCTGCCTCTGACAGCGAATGGAAAGCTGGACCGAAAGGCTCTGCCGGAACCGGAACGCCAGGCGGCTGGCTATGAAGCGCCGGAAACAGGGACAGAAAAGCAATTAGCCCAGATTTGGAGCGAGGTGCTGGGAATTGGGGAAATAGGCATTCATGAAAACTTCTTCTCTATTGGCGGTCAGTCATTAAAAGGAGTAAAGCTTGTTTCTGAGATATATAAGTTTTTTGATGTAGAAATTACAATAAAAGATTTGTTCCTATGTCCCACTATATATACGATGGCCCGATGGATCGAGAAACAGGAAAAAGTTAAGTATATTCCAATATTACCAGCAGAAGAGGCAACAGCATATCCTTTAACATCAGCACAAAAGCGGTTATTTATATTAAACGAAATGGAAGATGTTGTAAATACTTATAACATGCCGGCTGTTTTAAAAGTAAGAGGAAAATTAAATTTGAACCGGCTACAGAAGGCCTTTGAAGCCCTTATTGAACGACATGAAATTCTAAGGACATCATTTGAGATATGTGGCGGGGAGCCTGTTCAAAGGATTCATAAAAAAATCAAAAGTGAGATTAATGTTTTACACGTAGAAAACATCGATTCTTTAATAGAATCATTTATAAAGCCTTTTGATTTGTCTAAGGCGCCTCTGATCAGAATGACGCTGATTACAGATAGCAATGCCGGCCAATATTTGATGCTGGATATGCATCATATTATCTCAGATGGATTATCTCTGGAAATCATGGAGAAAGAACTTTTATCGCTCTATCAAGGAAAGCATTTGGACACTCTATCTCTTCAGTATAAAGACTATGCTGTCTGGCAAAAAACAATGCTAGACGAGTATAGGTTAGAGAATCAGGAAAAGTATTGGCTCAGACAATTTGAAAATGGCGTTCCGCTATTGGAACTTCCTTTCGATTATGTTAGGCCAAAGATTAAGAGCTATAAAGGAAACCAGCACCAGTTCAAAGTAGAAAAGCCTCTGGTTGATCAGCTATATAAGGTTGCTGAAAGTGCTAATGCTACCTTATTTATGATTTTACTTTCTTGCTATCAAATCACATTGGCTCGTTTTTCCGGGCAAGATGACATTGTTGTAGGAACGCCAGTTTCAGGCAGGAGCCATCCAGAAGTCCATTCCTTAATCGGAATGTTTGTGAACATGCTTCCTATAAGGCTGTATCCAGAAGGAGAAAAAGAATTTTTAAAATTCTTGCAGGAGGCTAGACAGATTGCCCTAGACTCGTTTGCACATCAGAATTATCCCTTCGAAGAGCTGATTGGAAAATTAAAGCTCGAGAGGGATCCTGGAAGAAATCCATTATTCGATGCTTCTTTTGTTTTGCAAAACAAGGGATTGCCTAGATTTCAGCTGGAAGATGAGGCCTTTACTTCTTATCCATTAAAGGCTTCAACCGCAAAATTTGACTTACTGTTAGAGGCAATAGAGGAAGATGGTTCCCTAGAGTTTAACATTCAATATTGCACTGAGCTGTTTGAAGAAAGAACTATTGCTCACTTTTCTGAATGTTTCACCAATATTATACGGGCTGTGTGTATTAATCCTAACCGTCAGATTTGCAATTTAGAGATAATCTCGGAAACTGAGAAGAAAGAAATTTTGCAATTTTCGATCGGTCCTAAATCAACATACCATGATAATAGTACAATACAAGAAGTTTTTGAGATTCAAACAAATTCTGACCCTGACAAAATAGCGGTAATCTACAAAGGGCAGCCTATAACTTATAAGGAACTAAAT is a genomic window containing:
- a CDS encoding amino acid adenylation domain-containing protein, which gives rise to MSQKIEIQNIYSLTPLQEGILFHYLMDEGTKSYIEQMVLSIKGDFEPSVMKKAFQLLIDRHEVLRTVFRSKKLVRPLQVVLKSRKAQIKYEDISNVINEEKELILEKYCSLEIEEGFDLSKEQLFRITVLKVADQKYKLLLTFHHIILDGWSVAILLEELLRAYYAISEGKNIIFEEAFPFSSYISWMEKQNTNEAASYWNKYFLDYEKPLSLPKLSNKKVSPHYRAEEFVFELDQEITDSLREIAKSEKVTLNSVVQSLWGLLLHWYSQTDDILFGSVVSGRSSELPGIEKAVGMYINTVPVRMNIKKDIPFTALIKSTHDDRLLSKAYEFYPLYSIERKLNPDQDLINHVLAFENYPLNPETFANSTDNHFSVEDIKFYDQTHYDLNVVVFPGENLTFRISFNSEVYDKEFVKEIKLHLSQLAKSVCENPDQLLGDFSPLSDGERAFILENGNGKMSAYPSESTVHEIFEMYADKYPSKSALKYGNKEFTYSEVNKEANQIAAFLRKNGLNRGEIVAILADRTPETIIGILAILKAGGAYLPIDPTLPEERILYTLHDSRAGFLVGQSGELKGYTGIVINLRDSELKEMPAENLINVNEPADTAYVIYTSGTTGKPKGVMVEHQNIVRLLHNSNFQFNIGSEDIWTIFHSFSFDFSVWEMYGALLHGGKCVIVSKETAQNPKDFFNLLQTENVTVLNQTPSAFSQLIDEINSKEGTELDLRYIIFGGEALKPAMLQGWKQKYPDVKVVNMYGITETTVHVTYKEITDNDITQNISNIGKPIPTNHVYILNEQKELLPVGVTGELYVGGKGVAKGYLFRGKLTKERFVDNPFRVGERMYKTGDLARMLPNGELEYLGRIDHQIKIRGHRIEMGEIENRLLFHPHIKEAAVLAYKDQTDANYLCAYVASAEDLSSADIRKYLAEFLPDYMVPAHFIFLSSLPLTANGKIDRNALPQPEMRSVSPFVEPQSDMERRLAQVWQEVLGLERVGIHDDFFELGGHSLRAAQLVNMIHKTLDKELPLKTVFEHPTIHLMARWIEQENKEDKQGFNEIQPVAEQEHYPVSSAQKRMLILNQLEDIGTNYNITGAVQLNGALDSIRLEEAIRQVISRHEALRTSFSRSEDGFIQRVHPQVSFSLESWEEEEPMVPQRVNGFSRPFDLSSAPLLRAGLISMGSEKHVMVLDMHHIISDASSLNTILEEISLLYKGETLPPLRLQYKDVSAWQSKRMEADSFRKAEDFWLKELSGDLPVLDLLRKERPRFQSFEGKRVDFTVSKPLAAQLQGLAHKTGTTLFMVLLSAYQVLLSRYSGQEDILVGTPAAGRTHADLHCMVGMLGNTLPMRTRVREDQSFRALLENVRDRAIRAFEHQTYPFDQMVEKVSIKRDMSRNPIFDCMFIMHDADAAKLDLENLQVIPYPVEDRSAKVDLALEVTEKDRELETWFQYSTALFSRHEIETMAAHFLRILKEIAEDPDQPLSAVEMISGYERHNLLHRLNPTEIQGEERPIHELFEAQAALTPARTAIVSEGKEFTYREINEQANRMARALQRKKVKKGDRIGVMVRRSEGLMTALLAVLKTGAAYVPIDPEYPEERIAFMAEDSGVKYVIADEAGGFQSCKEKVLPLSELAGMGESPSNPEAVVSADDLAYIIYTSGSTGNPKGVMVEHRSVQNFIEGMSDCVGVSPGDAVLALTTISFDIFVTETFLPLAKGACVIMASEAEQQDPGLLSRMILDRKVSILQATPSRIKGLMMHPDGEKCLEPVRVLIMGGEALPPSLLHSLQAHTQLALYNAYGPTETTVWSTIKNVTSDQEVTIGRPIRNTRCYIVGTHDRLQPIGVFGEMCIAGSGVSRGYLNQPELTAEKFVKSPFEPGDIMYRTGDLARWLPDGQIEYAGRMDQQVKLRGYRIELKEIESHLEKMEPVREAAAAMHTDSSGDAYLCGYLVWKDGEMAPSLESVKAELAGKLPGYMVPAHFVVLEELPLTANGKLDRKALPEPERQAAGYEAPETGTEKQLAQIWSEVLGIGEIGIHENFFSIGGQSLKGVKLVSEIYKFFDVEITIKDLFLCPTIYTMARWIEKQEKVKYIPILPAEEATAYPLTSAQKRLFILNEMEDVVNTYNMPAVLKVRGKLNLNRLQKAFEALIERHEILRTSFEICGGEPVQRIHKKIKSEINVLHVENIDSLIESFIKPFDLSKAPLIRMTLITDSNAGQYLMLDMHHIISDGLSLEIMEKELLSLYQGKHLDTLSLQYKDYAVWQKTMLDEYRLENQEKYWLRQFENGVPLLELPFDYVRPKIKSYKGNQHQFKVEKPLVDQLYKVAESANATLFMILLSCYQITLARFSGQDDIVVGTPVSGRSHPEVHSLIGMFVNMLPIRLYPEGEKEFLKFLQEARQIALDSFAHQNYPFEELIGKLKLERDPGRNPLFDASFVLQNKGLPRFQLEDEAFTSYPLKASTAKFDLLLEAIEEDGSLEFNIQYCTELFEERTIAHFSECFTNIIRAVCINPNRQICNLEIISETEKKEILQFSIGPKSTYHDNSTIQEVFEIQTNSDPDKIAVIYKGQPITYKELNEKANKLGHFLKAQGIVPEEPIAILMEPTAEMIISILAILKTGASYLPLNPEFPESRLKLLLEDSGARFILKDSLIKSDLALPGEIININGFPFDDWEGENLRSAGTPDSLAYIMYTSGTTGKPKGVMVTHKNVNRLVINTNYIEFNESDQILLTGATGFDATTFEIWGSLLNGLTVHLCDKNLFLDAKNLSEYISKHKISILWLTSSLFNQYAEYYSDMFAPLRYLLVGGEVLSPMHIALARRHKGLSITNVYGPTENTTFSTYFPVSKDFKKNIPIGRPISNSSLFIVDGFDNLQPIGVVGEICVGGAGVAKGYLNNPELTAQKFSNNPFIEQDRIYRTGDLGKWLPDGNLDYVGRKDKQVKIRGYRIEPKEIEAVLLNHPSVKNAAVTVYEDIKNEKHLCAYYVSDQNVESQELRADLQERLPAYMVPAFLMELTKLPLTANGKLDKQALPTPDTRFEEDITLPRNEIEELLVDVFKEVLGVGQVSTNASFFDLGGDSIKALQISAKLHALNLKMEVKDLFKYPTIESISPYIKREANEEFQGKIEGEVRLTPIQKWFFEKQSMEHYWNQAILLHSQKELEEKYVKEAMKKLLEHHDALRMSFQEGLTVTQLNRGTFCAEEELFHFDIFNCTDIDDYELEITKKAEYLHKRVNLKNGPLVSLGLFKTDRGDFLLFSVHHLVIDGVSWRIIAEDFISGYESMKQDKSFSLPKKTASYQSWSSMLTAYSSEISLLKEEDYWGKILSEDVPELQKEFPVSENLAKDTNSALVEFSKEDTARLMNNVNQAFHTETNDILLTALALSLKSWTRNQKFLVNLEGHGREVLNNNINISRTVGWFTSIYPIMLDARYSEDKGLLIKQIKEMLRKIPNKGIGFGILKYLSPMEKEVGLSALREPQISFNFLGEYGNELKEPFALSTLPLGESVNPESARTHEIEILGKIVNGKLQFQWEYNRLQYSHSSIETWSMQFKSHLIELINFCTMKEESEYSPSDFGEDHNLSFEELEGLQDLIEAKLK